A stretch of DNA from Thermanaerosceptrum fracticalcis:
AGCCCAAAAAGTTGTCAGGGATGTGTGTAGATCCCTTAAAGAAATGGGTGTCAGGGAGATTTATAAAAAAATCGATTCTACCTGGCGGGGAAACATTGGGGCGGAACTGGAAGCCATGATGGCGGAGTTGGGGTTATCCCTGGCCGTAATCTGCTCAGCTTTTCCTAAAACAGGTCGTCTTGTCAAAGAAGGATACCTGCTGATTAACGGCGTGCCCCTTCACGAAACACCTATTGCCAAGGACCCCAGTTTTCCAGTGAAGGATTCTTATTTACCACGGGTTTTACAGGGGCAGACTTCTCTACCGGTTAAGCTTATAGAGGCTCCGCTGGTTGCCCAGGGACCTCGTTATCTCACAGAGTGCCTGAAGAAAATAGCGGCGGAGGGTAAATGCCTGGTTTTAATAGATGCATTAGATGAAAAGGATTTAAATATTATCGCCAGTCTTGAGCAAAATCAGCTTCCTCCCCTTGTTTTCTGCGGGTCTGCCGGTCTTTCCGGAGCTCTGATCAGGAACAATCTGGAGCGTATTTTCCCCAAGATACCACCCGTTCTTGTGATTGTTGGCAGTGTTCACCCGCAGAACCAGGCCATGGTGAATTATCTGATTGGCAATAACCTGGCCAAGGAGTTGTTTCTTGACCCTGTCCATCTCCTTGCTGAAGAGAAGGATTATGCAGCTAAGGAACTCCTTGAGGAAGGCAAACGAATACTAAAAGACGGTTACAACCTTATTGTGCGAACCTCCCGGGGTCAAGAGGATCAGGAAAGAGCTAAAGCGGCGGGAAGGCAACGCGGATTATCGGATGTTGAATCTGCCTATTGTATTGCGGAAGGTATTCAAAAATATGTACAAATCTTTATGAAAGAACACCAGTTTTCCGGGATGATCGTTACCGGAGGGACAACAGCGCTCCATGTCATCAGGGGATTTGACGGCGTAGGCATCGAGGTGGAGGAAGAACTGGAACCCGGTATTCCTTATGGAAGAATTATCGGTGGTTCTTTAGAGGGTATGGGGCTTGTCACCAAGGCAGGAGGATTTGGTTCGGAACAGGTCTTTGCCAGAGCCATTCAACATCTGCAAAGAAAATACATGCAGGGAAGGAGATAATCACGATGAAGAAAAGACCGATATTAGCCATCACCATGGGTGATCCCTCGGGCGTTGGTGCGGAAATTACGGTAAAAACACTGAGTAAACCTGAATATTATGAGATGGCCCGTCCCCTTGTTATTGGGGATGCTGAGAGAATCAGGCAAAGCCTTAAATTCGTAAATCAGCCTCTGGAGGTTAATATCATAAAGGATGTTAAGGATGCCAAGTTTACTTTTGGCACCATCGATGTGCTGCACCTGAATATCAATGGTGCTTCCGAAGTTCCTTATGGTCAGGTCAACGCCATTGCCGGAAAAGCTTCGGTGTCTTATATCTTTAAAGGAATAGAACTGGCCAAGAACCGGGAGGTAGATGCCGTAGTCACCGGGCCCATTCATAAGGAAGCCATGCACCTGGCAGGATTTACCCAGTATCCCGGGCATACGGAGATCTTTGCCGATAAGACCAATACTAAGGATTACGCCATGATGCTTGCTACTGATGGTTATTATGTAATCCATGTCAGTACCCACTGCTCATTAAGGCAGGCCTGTGACAAAGCCACAAAAGAGCGGGTGAAGACAGTCATTGATTTAGCCCATGATATGATCCAAACCTACCAGGTTCCCAATCCCGTCATAGCCGTGGCCGGATTAAATCCCCATAGTGGCGAGGGAGGGGCCTTCGGTACGGAAGAAATCGAGCATATCATCCCCGCCATTGAAGAAGCCAAAGCCGAAGGGAAGGAAGTCATCGGGCCTATTCCTCCGGACAGCCTGTTTGTCCGGGCCATGAAAGGCCAATTCCAGGTCATGATTGTGATGTACCATGATCAGGGACATATTCCTGTAAAAGTGATCAATTTTGACGACGGTGTCAATGTTACCCTGGGACTACCCATTATCCGCACTTCTGTGGATCATGGTACAGCCTTTGGTAAGGCAGGCAAGGGTACGGCGTCCCCGGCCAGTATGGAAGCAGCCTTTAAACTGGCGGCCGAGATGGCTTTAAAGAAATATTATCGTTAAGGGGGAGAAAAAGTGAGCGTTAAGACAGTGGAACTTCCTTATGGCCCTTCCGTGATCAATGTGCAGATTCCCGAGAAAAATCTTCTGGGTGTGTATTCTCCGGT
This window harbors:
- the pdxA gene encoding 4-hydroxythreonine-4-phosphate dehydrogenase PdxA, whose amino-acid sequence is MKKRPILAITMGDPSGVGAEITVKTLSKPEYYEMARPLVIGDAERIRQSLKFVNQPLEVNIIKDVKDAKFTFGTIDVLHLNINGASEVPYGQVNAIAGKASVSYIFKGIELAKNREVDAVVTGPIHKEAMHLAGFTQYPGHTEIFADKTNTKDYAMMLATDGYYVIHVSTHCSLRQACDKATKERVKTVIDLAHDMIQTYQVPNPVIAVAGLNPHSGEGGAFGTEEIEHIIPAIEEAKAEGKEVIGPIPPDSLFVRAMKGQFQVMIVMYHDQGHIPVKVINFDDGVNVTLGLPIIRTSVDHGTAFGKAGKGTASPASMEAAFKLAAEMALKKYYR
- a CDS encoding four-carbon acid sugar kinase family protein; this encodes MVYYAIIADDLSGSSDTAVTFSNYGYRSAVLNYPEGANYKIHNCDVVAISTNSREVSSQEAQKVVRDVCRSLKEMGVREIYKKIDSTWRGNIGAELEAMMAELGLSLAVICSAFPKTGRLVKEGYLLINGVPLHETPIAKDPSFPVKDSYLPRVLQGQTSLPVKLIEAPLVAQGPRYLTECLKKIAAEGKCLVLIDALDEKDLNIIASLEQNQLPPLVFCGSAGLSGALIRNNLERIFPKIPPVLVIVGSVHPQNQAMVNYLIGNNLAKELFLDPVHLLAEEKDYAAKELLEEGKRILKDGYNLIVRTSRGQEDQERAKAAGRQRGLSDVESAYCIAEGIQKYVQIFMKEHQFSGMIVTGGTTALHVIRGFDGVGIEVEEELEPGIPYGRIIGGSLEGMGLVTKAGGFGSEQVFARAIQHLQRKYMQGRR